In Accipiter gentilis chromosome 21, bAccGen1.1, whole genome shotgun sequence, one DNA window encodes the following:
- the LOC126048891 gene encoding olfactory receptor 10AC1-like yields MPCEGCTERDNRSTDATVEFLLLGFSELLCLRVLLFLIFLIVHLVTLAGNVMIFVAVVMEPSRPPMLFFLCQLSVIELCYILVVVPKALLSLIVVEGSTISFIGCAAQMHLFVALGGAECFLLVAMSYDRYVAICQPLHYAAVMSEGLCLRLAAACCLGGFAVSLGLTVAVFRLPFCQSHRINHFFCDVPAVLHLACTHSYTPELPLLAACVLLLLLPFLLILTSYVCIAAALLPITSSAGRGKALSTCLSHLAITLLHYGCATFMYVRPKSSYSPARDKMVSLVYTSVTPLLYPLIYSLRNKEIRGVLMKMLRRRTIAQVNRGTISCDVCVCGKF; encoded by the coding sequence ATGCCATGTGAAGGCTGCACGGAGAGGGACAATAGGAGCACTGATGCAACCGTGGAGTTCCTCCTGCTCGGCTTCTCCGAGCTGCTCTGTCTGCGGGTCCTCCTCTTCCTTATCTTTCTCATTGTCCATTTGGTCACGCTGGCAGGGAACGTGATGATCTTCGTGGCAGTGGTTATGGAGCCTTCCCGTCCTCCCatgctcttcttcctctgccagctCTCTGTCATTGAGCTCTGCTATATCTTAGTCGTTGTCCCTAAGGCACTGCTCAGCCTGATAGTGGTGGAGGGCAGCACCATTTCTTTCATCGGCTGTGCTGCACAGATGCACCTTTTTGTGGCACTCGGTGGGGCCGAATGCTTCCTCCTGGTGGCCATGTCGTACGACCGTTACGTTGCCATCTGCCAGCCGCTTCACTACGCGGCTGTGATGAGCGAGGGGCTCTGCCTCAGGCTGGCTGCGGCGTGCTGCCTGGGGGGCTTCGCCGTTTCCCTGGGGTTGACGGTGGCTGTTTTCCGCTTACCTTTCTGTCAGTCGCATCGCATCAATCACTTCTTCTGTGATGTCCCTGCTGTGCTGCACCTGGCCTGTACGCATAGTTACACCCCTGAGCTGCCCTTACTGGCTGCCTGtgtgctcctcctgctgctgcccttcctccTAATCCTGACCTCCTATGTttgcattgctgctgctttgctacCCATCACCTCCTCCGCGGGAAGGGGCAAGGCCCTTTCCACCTGCCTTTCACACTTGGCCATCACCTTGCTACACTACGGATGTGCCACCTTCATGTACGTTCGTCCTAAGTCCAGTTACTCACCAGCTCGAGACAAGATGGTGTCTCTGGTCTACACCAGCGTCACTCCATTACTCTATCCCCTCATTTATAGCCTGAGGAACAAGGAAATCAGAGGGGTCCTCATGAAAATGTTGAGGAGGCGGACAATAGCTCAGGTGAACCGGGGTACTATCAGctgtgatgtgtgtgtgtgtggtaaaTTTTAG